The Mauremys mutica isolate MM-2020 ecotype Southern chromosome 1, ASM2049712v1, whole genome shotgun sequence genome has a segment encoding these proteins:
- the GTPBP8 gene encoding GTP-binding protein 8: MLRLQRLRRLAGASCLLRRRSATWRSSTKNASFSEVLQLEDTKLTGVVFPLQGLERYLAPGVNTASFRIFNPGLDHIHRAEALFKPSGRHVIDYVSSAVRMDHAPQLSQPEVCFVGRSNVGKSSLIKALFSLAPDVEVRVSKTPGHTKKMNFFKVGKYFTLVDMPGYGYRAPQDFADMVEAYLQERQNLKRTFLLVDSVVGFQKADHIAIEMLEEFGIPYVFVLTKIDKAPKGLLVKNVLEIQDFAEKHTQGCFPQLFPVSSIEYSGIHLLRCFIAHVTGNLPMMNS; this comes from the exons ATGCTCCGGCTGCAGAGGCTGAGGAGGTTGGCGGGGGCAAGCTGCCTGCTCCGGAGACGCAGCGCTACGTGGAGGAGCTCTACCAAAAATGCATCGTTTTCGGAAGTGCTGCAGCTGGAGGATACAAAGCTCACTGGTGTAGTTTTCCCTCTGCAGGGTCTAGAGAGGTATCTAGCCCCAGGTGTGAACACTGCAAGCTTCCGGATTTTCAACCCCGGCCTGGATCACATCCACAGGGCAGAGGCACTTTTCAAACCCTCGGGCAGACACGTGATTGATTATGTCAGTTCTGCTGTCCGCATGGACCATGCACCACAGCTCTCACAGCCTGAG GTATGCTTTGTGGGCAGAAGCAATGTTGGGAAATCCTCCTTAATAAAGGCCTTGTTTTCATTGGCTCCCGATGTTGAAGTCAGAGTGTCAAAAACTCCA GGCCACACAAAGAAAATGAATTTCTTCAAGGTGGGGAAATActttacattggtggacatgccaGGGTATGGCTACCGAGCCCCGCAAGACTTTGCTGACATGGTGGAGGCCTATTTACAAGAGCGTCAGAA CTTGAAGAGGACGTTCTTATTAGTGGACAGCGTGGTAGGATTTCAGAAAGCAGACCACATTGCCATAGAAATGTTGGAGGAGTTTGGGATCCCTTACGTT TTTGTGTTAACCAAAATCGACAAAGCTCCCAAGGGACTGTTGGTTAAAAATGTACTGGAGATCCAGGACTTTGCAGAGAAGCACACTCAGGGGTGCTTTCCTCAGCTCTTCCCAGTCAG TTCCATAGAGTATTCTGGTATCCACCTGCTGAGGTGTTTTATAGCCCATGTTACAGGAAACCTTCCCATGATGAATTCCTGA